The nucleotide sequence GTAAAAGATATCAACCAAGCTTAGAAAAGTATGTTGCTGAAATGAATGACCTTTTTGGATGGAAGCCTAATGTGTTGCAATGTGGCAGAAGCTGGTTTAAAGACGGGCTTAATGACCGTGCTATAACACGTGATCTAGATTGGGGAATCAAAGGTTCCTGTCGAGAGTGCTGCAGGAAAAGTACTTTTATGTTTGGTTCGAAGCTGTTCTTGGGTATATTTCTTCGACTAAAGAATTGCTCTAGTTAAGAAATTACCAAATTTGTGGAGAAAGTATTATTGGCAAAATCCAACTACAAAATATGTTGCATTTATTGGTAAAGACAATATAGTATTTCATACAATAATTTTCCCGGCAATTTTAATGGCGTGGAATGAAGGAGGAAATGAGCAATACTGTTTACCGCAAAATGTTCCTGCAAATGAATATTTGAATTTTTGAAAGGAAGAAATTTTCCAAGAGCAGAAATTGGGGGAATTGATGTTGACGAATTTTAAATTTGTTTGCTCCTGATTTATTACGTTATACACTTACTGCCAATCTACGAAACCCGTGACCACGGTTTTTTATTGGAAAGAATTTCAGTTAAGAAATAACAGTGAGCTTGCAGATATTCTTGGAAACTTTATAAGCCATACACATTTACTTTTGTGTTCAAACATTTTGATGGTAAAGTTCCCGCTCTTGGAAAACTTGAGAATATTGACGAAAATATGATTAAAGAAATTTCAGAGTATCCTGCACAAGTTGCTGATCTGTTCGAGAAGTATAAAATTCGTGATGGAGTAAATGAAATTATGAATCTTGCACGTGACGGCAATAAATATTTTAATGATAAGGATGGCCCTGGAAAACTGTAAAGTCAGATAAAGAGAAATGCGGTACAACTTTCCAATATTGTGTGGAGACTATTTATACGTTATCGGAATTATTCTCTCCCATTCTTCCTCCAACAGAAAAATTGTTTGTTATATTAAATACACAGCCCGTTATTGGAAAGACTGCGTTAAACCTCAATTAAAGAAGGACATAATTGGAATCAAGCGGAAATTTATTTCCTAAAATGGAAGATGAAAAGATAGAAAGCGCAGATCAATAATCTTCCAAAATCAGAACCTGAAAAAGAAATTGATCCTAATTACTTACCCGATAATTTTATGAAAGTACAACTTCGTACTGCAGAAGTGATTGAAGCAGAAAAAGTTGCGAAGAGCGAGGAAGTTAATAAAGCTTAAAGTTAAACTTGATAATGAAGAACGACTGGTTATTGCAGGGATTGCTAAGTTACCAACCGGAAAATTTGATTGGTAAAAAGTATTAATTATAGCTAAATTTACAACACGCAAAACTAATGGGGCTGGAATCCAGGGTAGATGATTTTGGGCTGTTGAATCTAAGGACGGATCTTTAGAAGTTCTGAATGTCCCTGAATCAGTAAAAATGGAACTAGAGTTAAATAATTATAGGAAGAAGATGAAAAAAGTTATTCTTGCTTTTTGTGTTTTTAGGATTGATTACTGTATTTTGACAAAGTCCACTTGAAAAAATTTCACCAAGTTGCAATTAAAATGGATGCCGATTGCAATCAGGTAAAAATTTAGTTTGGAGTTATTTTGCTGATAAAGGTAATCTTGGGACATTTTACTAATCCAGAAAATGTGGTTAGCCAAAAATCTTTGGACAGAAGAGCAAAATATTTAGCAATGATAATTTAATTGATTTTACTGATCTTCCTGTAAATCAAAATTATATTAATACATTAACGCAGATTGGATTTGAATTAAAACAAAAATCTAAATGGTTTAATGCTGTAAAGCGGCTATACAACTGAAAATCAAATAAACCAGATAACTATAAATTAGTTTGTCAATAAAATAGATGTTGAGGAACATTCATAAAAAGAAATGATGATGTTGAATTTAACCAAACTCAAACGCAAACGATAATCCTACTCAGATTGAAGGACGCACTCACTTAATTATGGTAGTTCTTTCACACAATTAAATCAAATCAATGTTCCCGCCGTACACGATTCCGGTTATAACGGGGCAGGTGTAACAATTGTGTTTTAGATGCTGGGTTTGATAATCTGCCGCACGAAGCATTTTCCTCTATGAATATTATTGCAACATGTGATTTTGTTAACCACGATCCAAACGTAGCAAATCAAGGTGATATGGGTGAAGGATCTCACGGAACTGCAACTTTATCTATTATAGGTGGATTTAAAGAAGGACAATTAGTTGGTCCGGCCTACGCTTCAAATTTTATATTGGCTAAAACAGAAAACACCGATAGTGAAACCCCTGTTGAAGAAGATAATTGGATTGCCGGACTTGAATGGGCAGATAGTATTGGTGTTGATGTAACTTCTACATCTCTAAGCTATTTAGATTATGATTCACCTTTTACAAGTTATACTTGGCAAGACATGGATGGTAATACCGCACTTATTACAATTGCTGCAGATCTTGCAGCCGGAAAGGGAATTGTAGTTGTAAATGCAGCAAGTAATAATGGTTTGAACACATCGCATAATACGTTAGGTGCGCCTGCTGATGGTGATAGTGTTTTCACAATCGGCGCAGTTACTTCTAGTGGAACGCGTTCATCTTTTAGTTCAGTTGGGCCTACCTTTGATGGCCGATTTAAACCTGATTTAATGGCAATGGGTTCAAATGTTTATCATGCAAGCTCATTTGGAAATTCTTACTCTGCTGGAAGTGGAACTTCGTTTAGTTGTCCTTTAGCTGCAGGCGTTTGTGCGCTTATCATACAAAAAATCCGTCTCTTACTCCTATGGAAGTATTGCAGTTATTAAGATCTACTGCAACACAGAGTAGTAGTCCGGATAATTTGTACGGATGGGGAATTATAAATGCACTTAGCGCTATTAATTTAGTTGTTGTCCCAGTTGAACTAACAATGTTTAGTGGAGTTTTTGAAGATGGTAAAGTTAATCTACAATGGATTACAGCAACAGAGTTAAATAATTTTGGATTTGAAATAGAAAGAAGAGATGATTATTCTGTTTATGAAAAAATTGGTTTTGTTAACGGAAACGGGACAAGCACAAACAGAGTTACGTATAACTTTCTTGATCAAAATTTATCATCAAATAGATATTATTATAGATTAAAACAATTAGATTTTGATGGAAGTTTTGAATATTCATCAGAAGTTGCAGTTGACATTATAACGCTAAACGATTTTAAGCTATTTCAAAATTATCCAAATCCATTTAATCCAACCACGAATATTAAATATTTTGTACCATCTCAGGGCAATTAAAAATGGGTTTGTTTGATATTTTAGGAAATGAAGTTAAAACGCTAGTTAATGAAGATGTGCAAGCGGGATCGTATGAAATAAGCGTTGACGGCAGTAACTTAGCAAGTGGAACTTATTTTGTTAAGATGATTTCTCAAAGCAATCAACAAACAATTAAAATAAGTCTAATTAAGTAATTTTTAAGCTGATTCTTTAGAAAAGCTAAAGAATCAGTATTAATTGCCTTGATTTTCAATCCCTCAATTGATAAAATTTAAAGTTAAATTTGTATAAATATTTCAGGAGACAATAATGTACTTTAGGTTATCCATTTTACTCGTTGCCTTAATAACAATTCTATTTGCCTCTATGTTCACCGGAGCATTCTAAGATCGTAGTTGCACAGTATGATGATGCAAAATAACGATGGATGAATTTGAAAAAGCATACTCAAAAAATGTTGGTGGATTAGAAGTTGCCCAGAAAGATAGTTTTGAAAACTATAAAAATTTTGCAGACCTCTACACTAATTTCAAAATAAAATTGGAAGACGCAAAATCCCGCGGCTTTCAAAATGACCCAGAGCTTAATAATGAATTAATAGATTACAAAAAGAAAGTTGGATCATCTTATTTACTTGAGAAATATCTTGTAGAACCTAACATTAAAGATTGGTATGAAAAAGGAAGACTGAAATTCGTGCAAGCCATCTTATGATTAGAGTTGATTCCACTGGAGAAGAAGCGGCAAATAAATATACTCAATCTTTGCTGGATAGTATTAAAAAGGTGCGAAGTTTGAAGACATGGTTTTACAATTTTCACAAGATCAATTTTCTAAACCTAAAGAAGGCGATATATTTTATTTTACAGCAGGTCAGCTTCCATTTGAGTTTGAAGATGCCGCTTACAAAACTGAAAAAGGAAAAGTTTATCCTGAAGTTGTAAAAACTAAATTTGGATATCATATAATTAAAGTAACAGATAGGAAACCAAGAGTTCCTAAAATACAAGCCAGTCATATTTTAATTAGTTACATAGATCCTGCAGGCGAAGTTGATACTGCAGCTGCATATCTTACAATGGATAGCGTTTTAACTGAATTAAAAGCAGGTAAAGATTTTGCTGATGTTGCAATGAAATATTCTGATGATTCCGGTACAAAGAAAAAGGCGGAGATTTAGGATTCTTTGAAAGAAGAATGATGGTTCAGGAGTTTGATGAAGCTGCTTTCAATTTAGCGGTGGGAGAGGTTTCCGAAAGTTGTTAAAACTAATTTTGGCCTTCATGTAATAAAAGTAACCGGTAAAGAAGAATATCCATCTTATGAAGATGAAAGAGAAAATCTTAAAAATTTATTAAAACGTTCACGTTATCCAGAATTGTATGCAGACCTAATTAACAGTTATAAAAAAGAATTTAATTATAATGTAAATGAAACTGTAATCCAGCAAATAATTGGATACAATGATTCAACAGTTATCGGTGGCGAAATGAAAGGCTTAGATGAAATTGGCAGCAAACCAATATTTAGCTTTAATAACTACACAGAAACCGTGAGTGATTTTTATTCAAAACTAAAATCTGAAACTGAATTTAGTGGTAAAAGATTTTCTGAAGATGTAATTAAAAAAGGTATTACTAAATATTCTGAACAGGCATTGCTTGAACAAAAAGCACTGGTACTTGATAAAACCGATCCTCAATTTGCTGATCTGATGAAAGATTACCAAAATGGAATATTTATCTTCAAATTGCAGGAAGAAGAAGTATGGAATAAAGTAAGTGTAGATAGTATTAAGTTATATGATTACTATCAAAAGAATATAGAAAAATATTCCTGGCCGGATAGAGTTGGCTATACTGAAATCTATGCAAGAAAAGATTCTGTTATTAAACATTATTATAGCTTGCTAAAAGATGGAGAAAATTTTGATTCGTTAGCTGCAAAAACTGAAAGATCACAAGTAAAGGATAAAAGCGGCAAATATGATTTGCAGGTTATTGGTTCCAGTGAGTTTTCTAAAATCGTAAATAACTTAAATAAGATTGGTGATTACACTGAACCAATTGCTAATCCGGGTGGTTTCTCAATCTTAAGATTAGATGTTAAAGATTCTGCAAGATTAAAAACATTTGAAGAAGCTAAACCTGAAGTTTCTGGTGGATTCCAAGAGTATGAAAGTAAACGACTTGAAAATGAATATATCGATTCCTTAAAGAAAAAGTATTTGCCCGTTATTAATTATGATGAATTGCGAAAAGCATTTAAACAAAACAGTAATTAAAATAATTTTTCTTTTTGGAGTGCTTGCAATTACAGCGTGTTCTAAAGAACAAAAGAAAGACGATTTTATAGCTCGCGTTAATGAATCTTATCTGACCAGGGAAGAATTTGATTCCCTGGCAGATACTTCTAATCTAAATTCTGCACAAAAGAACAACTGATTAATAATTGGATATACCAGGAAATTTTATTCCAAAAGCTGCTGATGAAGGAATTACAAAGCAGGAAGATTATTTGAATATCCTAAAAAATCTTCTTCTGAATTAGCTGCAGCAATGCTGATTAGTAAATTCGAATCCTCGGAAGATATAGATTACTCAGATAATGAACTGCTTGAATATTATGAATCTAACAAGGGTTATTTCAGGTTAAATTCGGATTCATATCAATTGAATAAAGTCTCGTTCAGCAATGAAGATAACGCAATAAAATTTAGAAATTATGCTTTAGATAGTGATTGGAAAAAGGCTGTAAGTGTTTTTGTAAGTGATTCATCGCTTGTTAAAAATATTGAATCCGAGTTTGTTGAAGAAAATAATATCTATCCTGTCCAACTATCCAGAATAATAAATGATTTTTACCCTGAAGAAATTAGTATTGTAATTACAGAAAAACCTGGATATTATTCCATAGTACAATTCCTAAGTAAATACGGCAAACAATCGACACCGCCATTAGAGATAATTAAATCAAAAGTTGCGAAAAGATTTATTGCTGAGAAAAGAAAATTCTTGTTGAAGAATATCTTAAAACTCTTTATTCCCAAAATGAAATTGAGATAAAAAAATGAAAATAAAAATTGCAATTCTTGTTCTATTCATGTCCGTTGGATTATTTGCGCAACAAGCGCTTGATAAAATTGTTGCGGTTGTAGATAACGAAATTATTCTTCAAAGTGAACTTGATTTTCAAGTAGGAATTTTTGCTTCACAAAGACAAATTGATCCCAGTACTCCCGGATTAAAAGAGCAATTGCTTAATACTATGATTGAGGAAAAACTTATTTACGCTCAAGCTGATCTTGATTCTATCACAATAACTGAAGATGAAATTAATCAACGAATTGATTACCAAATAAATTCTTTTGTTCAGCAATATGGCTCAATCGCCAACATAGAAAAAATTTATGGGATGAGCATCGATAGAATAAAAAGAGAATTGCGTGATGAGGTTAGAAAAAGTTTGATGTCTCAAAGACTACAGGAAAAAACTTTGGAAGAGTACAAGCAAGTAGAAGAGAAGTTGAAGAGTTTTTTGATGTCTATAAAGACAGCATAGGCATTATTCCAGAAAAATTAACTATTTATCATATTTTTCAAAATCCTAAAGCAAGTGCAAAGCTAAAGCAAAAATTTTATGATAAAGCAGTATCACTATTAGATTCTATTAAAGCAGGTGCAGATTTTTCTGAACTTGCAAAAAATTATTCTGATGATCCCGGAAGTGCTGCACAAGGCGGAGATCTTGGTTTTGTAAAGAAAGGTGTTTTCTATCCCGAATTTGAAGAAGCAGCATTTAAATTAAATATAAACGAAATTTCTACGGTTATTGAATCACCAGTTGGATTTCATATCATACAGCTTATGGAAAAACGCGGCGAGTCCATTCATACAAGGCATATTCTTGTAAAGATAAAAGCTGATGAAGATGCTGATCTTCAAACGATAGATTTTCTTTCTGAAGTCCGTGATAGTATTCAAAAAGGATTGGGCACTTTTCAAGAGTATGCAAAAAAATACAGCGAGGATAAAGATAGTTCGCCTTTCGGTGGTGAGTTAGGCGATTTTTATATAAGCCAGTTGGATAAAGCATTGTTGGATGCTGTTGGCAAATTAAAACAGGGTGAGATTGGATTTCCAAGACGTTTGGAATATGCACCCGGTACTTATGGTTATCATGTAGTTTGGTTAAAGGCAAGAGTTCCGCAGCATAAAGCAAGCTTAACAGATGATTACGCGGAAGTGAAAAAGCTTGCTGATGAAAATAAAAAACAAATAGAATACACCAAGTGGATTGAAACAATTAAAAGTAAAATTTATTGGGAAGTTAGAATTTAAAAGACAGGATTTTAAGTGAGCGAAACAGGTCCAGGCAGCAATGATGTTCAATTAGTAGAACAATTAAATAAAAAAGTACTGCAAATAAAATCTGAAATTGCCAAAGTTATTGTTGGGCAAGATGAGATTATTAATCAACTTATTATTTCGTTGTTATCGCGCGGTCATTGCTTATTAGTTGGTGTGCCGGGTCTTGCAAAAACTCTCTTGATCAAAACGCTTGCAGAAGTCATGGATTTGAAGTTTAGCCGTATCCAGTTTACTCCAGATCTTATGCCTAGTGATATAACGGGAACAGAAATTCTAGAAGAAGATCTTGCGACAAAGAGAAGAAATTTTAGATTTATTTCTGGACCAATCTTTGCTAACATAATTCTTGCTGATGAAATAAATAGAACACCACCTAAAACTCAAGCTGCTTTGTTGGAAGCAATGCAAGAGCATAAAGTAACTGCCGCAGGTCATACATATCAATTACCCGAACCATTTTTTGTTCTTGCAACTCAAAATCCAATTGAACAAGAGGGAACATATCCGTTACCTGAGGCACAACTTGATAGATTTATGTTCAATCTTTGGTTGGATTATCCTTCTGTAGAAGAGGAATTAAAGATAGTACAAACAACAACGAGTGAATATAAAGCAAGTTTAAACAAAGTTGTTTCTGCAGATGAACTAATAATTTTTCAAGATCTTGTTAGAAAAGTTCCCGTTGCACAAAATGTAATTGAATTTGCTGTTAAAGTTTCTAATATGACGAGACCAACGAATGGCACCTCTCCAAAATATGTTAAGGATTGGGTAATCTGGGGTGCTGGCCCAAGAGCTTCTCAGTATTTAGTTATGGCTGCAAAAACTCGAGCAATTATTCAAGGCAGATTTACTCCTAATATAGATGATGTAAAAGCATCAATGCTTCCTGTACTAAGACACAGAATAATTACAAATTTTAGTGCTGAGGCTGAAGGAATAGCTTCTGTTGATGTGATAAAAAGAGTTGAAGCTGAGGCGTAATATAAACTTATCTACAATCTAGCAATCGAATAATTTTTATACGCAAAATATATCTCTGTAGCCGCTGTTTTTATAACTGTTGTTGTAGGAACTGCCAATAACATTCCAATTAATCCAAACAACTCACCACCGATTATAATAAGTAGTATAATTATAATTGGATGCATGTCCACGCTTTTTGAAAAAACATAAGGCTGAACTATACCATTATCTAATGTATAGGTTAAAGCAACAATCATCATAATTAATGGCACTTGGGATAAATCACCAGTTTGCATTATTGAGAGTACAATTGCGGGTACACCGCCGATTATCGGTCCTAGATATGGAATTAAATGACCGATGCCAGCAATTGCACCAAGAGGAAGTGCGTTTGGTAATCCTATAAAATAAAATCCAAAACCTATTGCTGTACCAACAAACATTGCATCAAAAATCCAGCCTCTAACAAACCTGCCAAGTTGCAGACTGATTCTTTTCAATATCCAATAAGACATTTCAAAATATTTATTTGGAAGAATATGAATTAATGATTTATGAATTACAGCACTGTCTTTAAGCAGATAAAATGTGATGAACGGGACGATGACTAAAAAAGCAGCAATTGAAACGATTCCGCTAACATATTGTGTGATGTGGTTTATTGCATCATTAAATGATGTTGATAAAATCTCTTGAACTTTATTAGAAAGTTCGCCTTTGTTAAAAAGGGAAAAACACCCAATATCTTTTTTTTCAAGATCATTTAGTTCTTCGTTTAAAGAAAAATCTTTTAGTGATGCTAATACTTGATCCATCTGATAAAAAACTTTGGTATAACAAACGAAAGACCGAAGTACAGTAAAAATCCCACGACAGTAAAAACGATTAAAGTAGAAATGGTTCGAGTAAATCCTTGTCCTTCAAGCAGTCTAACAAATGGAGCAAAAATAAAACCAAGAAGAACTGAAATTGCAATCAATACTAAAACATTAATAAGTATAAATGATAAGTAAAAAAGTGAGACAACACCCAAAGCAAAAGAGATAAACCAGAAATATTTATTATTAAATAATTCCATATTCTAATTAACTAACAGCTTCTATTCTTCTTACTGATGGTACTTCTTTCATAATTGCCCTTTCAATTCCTGCTCTTAATGTCATAATTGATAATGGACAGATCTCACAGGAACCTGTTAATCTTACTTTTACAATCCCATCATTTGTAACTTCAACTAACTCAACATCTCCATTATCTGCCTGTAAATAGGGCCTAATGTTGTTTAGTGCTTTTTGTATTTCGTTTTCCATCTAAGGTATTCATTTTAAATCTTGACTAATTTTACTACAAATATCGTTTTAAATAATACTTAAAACAAAATTAATCATCATCACCAAGCAGTATTTCTATCTTTTCTGATGCGTTAGCGTTTCTGATATTAACTTGTTCAGTTAGCTTGTGTGAAATATCAAATAAAATTTTTGTTTCATTTGCTTCCGGCATACAAATTACCATAGGTTCTCCTTTATCTCCACCCATTCTAATTCTTGGATCTATTGGAATACCGCCAAGTAACGGTGCGTTGAGTTCATCACACATTTGTTGTCCTCCGCCGGAACCAAAAATATCATATTGCTTTCCGGTATCAGGAGCAATAAAGTAACTCATATTTTCAACTACACCCAGAATTGGAACATTAACCCGTTCAAACATTTTTAAAGCTTTACGTGCATCAATAAGTGAAACCTCTTGAGGTGTTGTAACTATAACAGCACCAGTTAATGGAATTGTTTGAACTAATGTTAATTGTATATCGCCTGTACCGGGAGGCATATCAAAAAGAAGAAAATCAAGTTCGCCCCAATCAACATCAGTCATAAATTGTTTTATTGCACCGCTTGCCATTGGTCCGCGCCAAATAACTGGAGCTTTATCATCCACTAAAAGTCCGATTGACATAAATTTTATTCCATGGCTTTCAAGAGGAATCATTTTAACAGAATTTTCTGCTTGATAAACTTTTGGTTTATCTGTTGTTCCGAGCATTAGAGGAATACTTGGTCCATAAATATCAGCATCTATTAAACCAACACTTGCTCCATCTTTTGCAAGAGCAACTGCAAGATTTACTGCAACCGTGCTTTTACCTACTCCACCTTTACCGCTAGCAACTGCAATTGTATTTTTAACTCCTGGAAGCACTGCATCTTTTCTAGCATCTTTATGAGTGGATACATTTGAAGCTGATTTTGAGATAATATTTAATTCAATAGTATTCAATCCGTTAAATTCTTTTTTTAAGTGATCAATAATCAAACTCTTTATATCATCTGAGCTATTTGTATTTAGAGAAATATCTAACAATAAATTATCGTTACTAAACTCAAATTTTCTAATTGAATTTAGCGCTAATGTACTTGTATTTACTTTATCATTACTAAACTTTTTTAATGAATTTACTATAGTACTTTTTGTGATCTCGAACATTTTACTTTCCCGTTTTCTTTTAAATATATTTAAAGACATCTATTGATAATAAAATTTTTTTAATTGGTTAGATTTCAAAATTATTTACCAAAAGGTTTTTTGTTTCTAACTGCCATAGCTTTTAAAGCATGATTCATAAGCCATTCCTGGCTATTTACTTTTTTAATATTTTCTTTTACTTCGGGAAAAACATAAGAGCCGTCTGCTTGCAGAATTTTGGCTTTTACATTATCCTTTAATGCGACTTTAATTAAGGTCTTAATAATTTCTTCTTTTAATCTTGGATTCTCAATCGGGAATGCAACTTCAACCCTTCTATCAAGATTTCTTTGCATCATATCTGCGCTGCTTAAATAAATTTCCTCGTTTCCATCATTATAAAAATAAAAGACTCTGCTGTGTTCAAGATATCTGCCAACAATGCTCCGTACTTCTATATTTTCGCTAAGATCTTTTCACCCGGCACAAGGCTGCAAACACCTCTTACAATTAGTTTAATTTCAACACCGGAATTTGAAGCTTCATAAAGGGCACAAATTATTGCGGGATCAACTAACGAATTTAATTTCATAACAATTTTTGCTTCTTTACCTGCGCCAGCATTATCAATCTCTCTATTAATCAAATCAATAAATTTTTCACGCATATTAACAGGAGAAACAAATAATTTTTTATACTCTTTTTGTTTGGAGTATCCTGTTAAGAAATTAAAAATATCCGAAACATCGCTGCATATATCATCATCAGAAGTAAAAAAACCTAAATCCGTGTAAAGTTTTGCGGTAGTCGCGTTGTAGTTCCCTGTCGCAAGATGTACGTATCTTTTTACACCATCATATTCTTTTCGTACAACAAGTGTCATCTTTGCGTGTGTCTTTAATCCAACCAAACCATAAACAACATGTACTCCAACTTTTTCAAGTGCACGTGCCCAATAAATATTATTCTGCTCATCAAATCTTGCTTTTAACTCTACAAGCACAGCAACCTGTTTGCCCATTTCTGCGGCTTCAATCAGGCATTTTACGATTGGTGAATCAGGACCAACTCTGTAGAGAGTTTGTTTAATTGCAAGCACATCCGGATCAAGAGCAGCTTGTTTAATAAAATCTATAATTGGTGAAAACGAGTGATACGGGTGATGAAGCAAAATATCTTTTTGTCTTATGATAGAAAAAAATCTTCATCTTCTTCAAACACTTTTGGGGTTATAGGATAAAACGGTTTTTCTTTTAGTTGATGAAGCGGTAGTTTAAACAATCCCATAACATCGCTTAAACCTAAAGGGCCATCAGCCGTGTGAACATCTTCCATAGTAATCTGAAGATTATCCACCAAAGTGTTTAACATAAATTCTGGCATTGGATGACCAACTTCTAATCTTACAACACTACCAAATCTACGTTGTTTAATATTTTCTTCAATTACACTTAACAGGTCATCAGCCTCATCTTCCTGAAGTTCAATATCAGTATCACGAGTAATGCGAAATCTGTGTGCCTCAACTATTTCCATTCCGGGAAAAAGCAAAGCCAGGTTTGCATCTATAAGATCACCTAGCCAGATGTAGGTGGCGCTAAAATTTCCGTTTACTCCTAATGTTTTATTTGGTTCAAGTATATTATCTATTTGAAGTAACCTTGAAAGAATGCTTGGAACTTTTACTCTTGCAAAATGATTTTCACCATTTGGTTTCCTAATTAATATTGCAAGGCTTAAACTTAAATTTGAAATGTATGGAAACGGTCTGCCTGGGTCGAATGCAAGGGGAGTTAGTACCGGATAAACTTCTTTTTTAAAATACTGTGTAAGTTTTGTTTTACCCTCATCACTTATTTCGTCCATCGATAACAGTTTAATATTGTTTTCGTATAAAGCTGGAATAATCTGTGAAGTCCAATAATTATCTAAAGTTTTAAGTAAAGGCTTTAATAATTTTTCAACTTTTCTTAACTGCTCAATTGGTGTTAATCCATCAATCGATGGTTCTTCTATATGTGCGGCAATTTGTTCTTTTAAACCTGCAATTCTAATCATATAAAATTCATCTAAGTTGGAACAAAAAATTGAAATGAATTTTACTTTTTCTAAAAGAGGTAATTCAGGATTTAGCGCTTCTTCTAAAACGCGTTTATTAAACTCAATCCAGCTTAAATCTCTGTTTATAAAATTTTCGGGTTTGCTGTACTTTTTTAGTAATTCTTTGGTATTCATATAAATCTATTACAATTGGGCACAAATATAAGCTATTTGCAAAAGATTTGCCGTGATAAAAGTGTTACATCGGCATTAAAAATCAGTTAAAAAGAGGATTAAACCGAAAAGAAAGTTATTTCTTCCAAAAGTAAGGTGTAAAAATTATTAGAACGGTAAAAGTTCTAATCTGCCGAGCAGCATTAAAAAGCTAAGCAGCCATTTTGCAAGTTCTGGTAAATGATTGAAATTTGCCACAGGTCCAACAGTCCCGATGCCCGGACCAACATTACCCAGACAAGTTGCTACTGCGCCAACCGACGAGATAAAATCAACACCCATAAGCGAAAGCATAATTGAGCCAAATACAAAAATTAAAATGTAAATAATAAAAAAGGCTTGCACATTAGAAATAATTTCTGATGAAACTGCTTTGCCGTTTAATCTAACCGGAATTATTGCTCTTGGATGGA is from Ignavibacteriales bacterium and encodes:
- a CDS encoding class I tRNA ligase family protein — protein: MSLYFPLGKRYQPSLEKYVAEMNDLFGWKPNVLQCGRSWFKDGLNDRAITRDLDWGIKGSCRECCRKSTFMFGSKLFLGIFLRLKNCSS
- a CDS encoding class I tRNA ligase family protein, with protein sequence MWRKYYWQNPTTKYVAFIGKDNIVFHTIIFPAILMAWNEGGNEQYCLPQNVPANEYLNF
- a CDS encoding S8 family serine peptidase, which codes for MNIIATCDFVNHDPNVANQGDMGEGSHGTATLSIIGGFKEGQLVGPAYASNFILAKTENTDSETPVEEDNWIAGLEWADSIGVDVTSTSLSYLDYDSPFTSYTWQDMDGNTALITIAADLAAGKGIVVVNAASNNGLNTSHNTLGAPADGDSVFTIGAVTSSGTRSSFSSVGPTFDGRFKPDLMAMGSNVYHASSFGNSYSAGSGTSFSCPLAAGVCALIIQKIRLLLLWKYCSY
- a CDS encoding T9SS type A sorting domain-containing protein, giving the protein MGLFDILGNEVKTLVNEDVQAGSYEISVDGSNLASGTYFVKMISQSNQQTIKISLIK
- a CDS encoding peptidyl-prolyl cis-trans isomerase, with the protein product MKGLDEIGSKPIFSFNNYTETVSDFYSKLKSETEFSGKRFSEDVIKKGITKYSEQALLEQKALVLDKTDPQFADLMKDYQNGIFIFKLQEEEVWNKVSVDSIKLYDYYQKNIEKYSWPDRVGYTEIYARKDSVIKHYYSLLKDGENFDSLAAKTERSQVKDKSGKYDLQVIGSSEFSKIVNNLNKIGDYTEPIANPGGFSILRLDVKDSARLKTFEEAKPEVSGGFQEYESKRLENEYIDSLKKKYLPVINYDELRKAFKQNSN
- a CDS encoding peptidyl-prolyl cis-trans isomerase, with the protein product MLISKFESSEDIDYSDNELLEYYESNKGYFRLNSDSYQLNKVSFSNEDNAIKFRNYALDSDWKKAVSVFVSDSSLVKNIESEFVEENNIYPVQLSRIINDFYPEEISIVITEKPGYYSIVQFLSKYGKQSTPPLEIIKSKVAKRFIAEKRKFLLKNILKLFIPKMKLR
- a CDS encoding AAA family ATPase; translated protein: MSETGPGSNDVQLVEQLNKKVLQIKSEIAKVIVGQDEIINQLIISLLSRGHCLLVGVPGLAKTLLIKTLAEVMDLKFSRIQFTPDLMPSDITGTEILEEDLATKRRNFRFISGPIFANIILADEINRTPPKTQAALLEAMQEHKVTAAGHTYQLPEPFFVLATQNPIEQEGTYPLPEAQLDRFMFNLWLDYPSVEEELKIVQTTTSEYKASLNKVVSADELIIFQDLVRKVPVAQNVIEFAVKVSNMTRPTNGTSPKYVKDWVIWGAGPRASQYLVMAAKTRAIIQGRFTPNIDDVKASMLPVLRHRIITNFSAEAEGIASVDVIKRVEAEA
- a CDS encoding AI-2E family transporter translates to MDQVLASLKDFSLNEELNDLEKKDIGCFSLFNKGELSNKVQEILSTSFNDAINHITQYVSGIVSIAAFLVIVPFITFYLLKDSAVIHKSLIHILPNKYFEMSYWILKRISLQLGRFVRGWIFDAMFVGTAIGFGFYFIGLPNALPLGAIAGIGHLIPYLGPIIGGVPAIVLSIMQTGDLSQVPLIMMIVALTYTLDNGIVQPYVFSKSVDMHPIIIILLIIIGGELFGLIGMLLAVPTTTVIKTAATEIYFAYKNYSIARL
- a CDS encoding NifU family protein, translating into MENEIQKALNNIRPYLQADNGDVELVEVTNDGIVKVRLTGSCEICPLSIMTLRAGIERAIMKEVPSVRRIEAVS